In the genome of Neodiprion pinetum isolate iyNeoPine1 chromosome 2, iyNeoPine1.2, whole genome shotgun sequence, one region contains:
- the su(sable) gene encoding protein suppressor of sable isoform X2, protein MSCNNDEDLEDGEIPSDEDDEPIPPPVIPKPGIEQPKPIAKQEPPKNKIFDAKFNKNKKPLVQAGSKLDRFNKYKNPSEDWAGDVEKAIRAALEEDKAKSQDNKNKNKNNRNKGSRKRSREDREEDRSKEQKRRKPSDEEDGNEDDDEMLFVRGASPIRKDSREHSSPARRLNNDYESYESGSDYEDRSGFNRHRDNENKRGGRGGRRGGKNDRGGKNKGRGHMRNDRNNRRNQNNDHIQDPDSVCVYFMQGKCHRGDDCPFSHNALPPRKMELCKFYLMDCCAKRDKCLYMHHDFPCKFFHTGLNCTNGENCKFSHSPLNEQVKNILLKHLETAPKEILGDFPRLTREGALMMINSTAKAQGQVNQNLANQKIPSLFELNVPVPNATHGGETKDDEAENTGTQPKSGVKERKSPGKKTRWGSDEDRVPYEQIMLLQSANQLGLQLPNAALGLAVQQQLQHQLLLQQRIASMGFYNESTGDDIEKEQDVKEKEDFTKDVEEDEIAAQAKKVEDEATFEAPKDVDLRQLLLQPAKLSTVSIAEEAANLNTKVDEESDRDEETQLIIEIPVEEEDNRDRSSEKLKQEQQMSTQSSSVSLASGISNEDGEIPSHLPKRAQELFLRIQQLQRAAQDSFKNMDDDHIKDNLENQQGDWYSDDEDDDDDDGGNLTIVLKDTQKDDNEVDADGKSSGHKDTSSSSIVETLAVPQPAAIVDKLGDLSKIDISAEVSKLLSTIKAHSSTTNSKVRNSLPKTEQPVENVAKTDLEPVERPLAPKKVKIEYPTEYNHQGKSKIDVYTGVLPAFDQGSETSSMSVRLKTIVEDGIPSPNSSPNMNMNNTSTPISRDPRMSRDPRQRREDHKLHSPPPTARSELKKESKPLRIENSIYSSGITSMDTHLDTDLRAKSDQDHRRKDMDLRQRYPSDFGDTDLRIVTATSTRSDIDLRQMLSLPFKPAPSHVPCTEIDASISSHPPMPFKVYVVDIPRPYYTGLKLTRNDPQVKNDPRLRKIFRITDADLADSPMSPPPVKPDTPKSPPQVRADPRRKALENAALPTSSSAIPSMSANSQPPPIDNVKAINSQGIPMALGGNAPMMGNMGPMNMMGNIGANGPMMGNMPNMGPMPGMTNVPPMGNMGPNGAHMGPANQMNFDPRFNAQRNSGAGLLGPAPTMGGFGHDGPNYEGPNYEGPNFSPSNFNNFGPNDNMMGFGPNGPPPPNFGGNGGDWNAGNQNQNNRRGSGRIRRRNRNRSNNNSSNRRSPP, encoded by the exons ATGAGCTG cAACAATGATGAAGATTTGGAAGATGGAGAGATCCCGTCTGACGAAGATGACGAGCCGATTCCACCTCCGGTTATACCTAAGCCTGGTATTGAACAACCTAAGCCTATTGCAAAGCAAGAGCCTCccaagaataaaatttttgatgccaagtttaacaaaaataaaaagccaCTTGTGCAAGCAGGAAGTAAACTTGATAGATTcaataagtataaaaatccATCTGAGGACTGGGCAGGTGATGTTGAGAAAGCAATACGAGCTGCATTAGAGGAAGATAAAGCTAAGAGtcaagataataaaaataaaaataaaaataatcgtaataaAGGTAGCAGAAAAAGGAGTCGTGAAGACAGGGAGGAAGACCGTAGTAAAGAACAAAAG AGGAGAAAACCAAGTGATGAAGAAGATGGTAATGAAGATGATGACGAGATGCTGTTTGTCAGAGGTGCTTCACCAATCAGAAAAGACTCCCGGGAACACAGTTCTCCTGCAAGACGTCTAAACAATGACTATGAGAGTTACGAGAGTGGGTCCGATTACGAAGATCGTTCCGGATTCAATCGACATCGAGATAATGAAAACAAGCGTGGTGGGCGCGGAG GTCGTAGGGGTGGGAAAAATGATAGAGGAGGCAAAAATAAAGGGCGAGGCCACATGCGGAATGATCGAAACAACCGTAGAAATCAGAACAACGATCATATCCAGGACCCGGACTCTGTTTGTGTGTACTTCATGCAAGGAAAATGTCACCGTGGGGATGACTGTCCATTTTCTCACAATGCTCTTCCTCCACGTAAAATGGAACTCTGTAAATTCTACCTTATGGATTGTTGTGCCAAGAGAGACAAGTGCCTCTATATGCATCATGATTTTCCatgtaaatttttccacacTGGATTGAATTGCACAAATGgagaaaattgcaaattttctcaCAGTCCGCTTAATGAACAG gtcaaaaatattttactgaaaCACTTGGAAACGGCACCGAAAGAGATTTTGGGAGACTTTCCAAGGCTCACTAGGGAAGGAGCATTGATGATGATCAATAGTACTGCCAAAGCTCAAGGACAAGTGAATCAGAATCTTGCAAACCAGAAAATCCCCAGTCTCTTTGAACTGAATGTCCCAGTACCAAATGCCACTCACGGTGGAGAAACAAAAGACGATGAAG CTGAGAATACAGGTACCCAGCCAAAGAGTGgagtaaaagaaagaaaatcacCAGGAAAAAAAACTAGATGGGGCTCTGATGAGGATCGCGTACCTTATGAACAAATTATGCTGCTCCAGTCTGCAAACCAACTTGGCCTTCAATTACCCAATGCTGCTCTGGGCTTGGCTGTTCAACAACAACTGCAACACCAGCTATTATTGCAGCAGCGAATTGCTAGCATGGGATTTTACAATGAATCGACTGGCGATGATATTGAAAAAGAGCAAGAtgtcaaagaaaaagaagacttTACAAAAGATGTTGAGGAGGATGAAATTGCTGCTCAG gcaaaaaaagttgaagatgAAGCAACGTTTGAAGCGCCAAAAGATGTGGACCTCAGGCAACTTTTATTGCAGCCTGCAAAGCTGTCTACTGTGAGCATAGCCGAAGAAGCAGCGAACCTAAATACAAAAGTTGATGAGGAAAGTGACAGGGATGAAGAAACTCAGCTGATTATAGAAATTCCTGTCGAGGAAGAAGATAATAGAGATAGAAgtagtgaaaaattgaaacaag AGCAGCAAATGTCCACCCAATCTTCAAGTGTATCTTTAGCATCAGGCATCTCCAACGAGGATGGCGAAATTCCATCGCACTTACCAAAACGAGCGCAAGAACTATTTCTAAGAATTCAACAGCTGCAACGAGCTGCTCAAGACAGTTTCAAAAACATGGATGATGATCACATCAAAGATAATTTGGAGAATCAACAAGGTGATTGGTACTCTGATGAtgaagacgacgacgatgatgatggaGGTAACTTGACAATCGTTCTGAAAGACACACAAAAGGATGACAACGAAGTTGATGCTGACGGCAAGTCAAGTGGGCATAAAGATACATCATCCTCCTCTATAGTCGAAACTTTAGCTGTACCTCAACCTGCGGCTATTGTAGATAAACTTGGCGACTTGAGCAAAATTGATATCAGCgctgaagtttcaaaattactGTCAACTATTAAAGCTCACAGCTCAACAACGAATAGCAAAGTTAGGAATAGTCTACCAAAGACGGAACAGCCCGTTGAAAATGTGGCGAAGACTGATTTGGAGCCTGTTGAGAGACCTTTGGCTCCAAAAAAAGTCAAGATTGAGTATCCTACCGAGTATAACCATCAGGGAAAGAGTAAAATCGACGTGTACACTGGTGTTTTACCCGCGTTCGACCAAGGTTCGGAAACATCTAGTATGTCCGTCCGTTTGAAAACGATAGTAGAAGACGGAATCCCAAGCCCCAACTCGTCACCTAATATGAACATGAATAATACTTCCACTCCCATTTCGAGAGATCCAAGAATGTCTAGGGACCCCCGTCAACGACGAGAGGATCATAAGCTACACAGTCCGCCACCAACGGCGAGATCAGAGCTGAAGAAAGAATCAAAACCATTGAGGATAGAGAATAGTATCTACAGTTCAGGAATAACAAGCATGGATACTCACTTGGATACAGATTTAAGAGCTAAAAGTGATCAGGATCACAGAAGAAAAGATATGGACTTGAGACAACGATACCCTTCAGACTTTGGAGACACGGATTTGAGAATAGTAACAGCGACGTCAACCAGATCAGACATTGATCTGAGACAAATGCTCAGCCTCCCTTTCAAACCTGCACCATCACATGTTCCTTGTACTGAAATAGATGCGAGTATATCTTCGCATCCTCCCATGCCGTTCAAAGTATACGTAGTAGATATACCAAGACCTTACTATACAGGTCTGAAATTGACTAGAAACGACCCGCAGGTCAAAAATGACCCTAGActgcgaaaaatatttcgcatCACTGACGCAGACCTCGCCGACTCGCCGATGTCCCCGCCACCTGTTAAACCAGACACACCAAAGTCTCCACCACAAGTTCGGGCAGATCCACGTAGAAAAGCCTTAGAAAATGCAGCTTTACCAACTTCTAGCAGTGCTATACCTTCCATGTCCGCAAATTCTCAGCCACCACCCATAGATAATGTGAAGGCGATTAATTCTCAAGGCATACCCATGGCCTTGGGCGGTAATGCGCCAATGATGGGAAATATGGGACCAATGAATATGATGGGAAATATTGGAGCGAATGGGCCAATGATGGGAAATATGCCAAACATGGGACCAATGCCGGGTATGACCAACGTACCGCCAATGGGAAACATGGGGCCGAATGGCGCACATATGGGGCCTGCAAATCAGATGAATTTTGATCCCCGATTTAACGCCCAGCGTAACAGTGGGGCTGGTTTGTTGGGCCCTGCACCTACTATGGGGGGATTCGGACATGACGGGCCAAATTACGAAGGACCAAATTATGAGGGACCGAATTTTTCACCTAGTAATTTCAACAACTTCGGACCTAACGATAACATGATGGGCTTTGGTCCCAATGGACCTCCACCTCCTAACTTTGGGGGTAATGGAGGGGACTGGAACGCAGGCAATCAAAATCAGAATAATCGGCGAGGGTCGGGTCGGATACGCAGACGAAATCGTAACAGaagtaataataacagtagTAATAGAAGATCTCCGCCGTGA
- the su(sable) gene encoding protein suppressor of sable isoform X3 — MTSGVSNNDEDLEDGEIPSDEDDEPIPPPVIPKPGIEQPKPIAKQEPPKNKIFDAKFNKNKKPLVQAGSKLDRFNKYKNPSEDWAGDVEKAIRAALEEDKAKSQDNKNKNKNNRNKGSRKRSREDREEDRSKEQKRRKPSDEEDGNEDDDEMLFVRGASPIRKDSREHSSPARRLNNDYESYESGSDYEDRSGFNRHRDNENKRGGRGGRRGGKNDRGGKNKGRGHMRNDRNNRRNQNNDHIQDPDSVCVYFMQGKCHRGDDCPFSHNALPPRKMELCKFYLMDCCAKRDKCLYMHHDFPCKFFHTGLNCTNGENCKFSHSPLNEQVKNILLKHLETAPKEILGDFPRLTREGALMMINSTAKAQGQVNQNLANQKIPSLFELNVPVPNATHGGETKDDEAENTGTQPKSGVKERKSPGKKTRWGSDEDRVPYEQIMLLQSANQLGLQLPNAALGLAVQQQLQHQLLLQQRIASMGFYNESTGDDIEKEQDVKEKEDFTKDVEEDEIAAQAKKVEDEATFEAPKDVDLRQLLLQPAKLSTVSIAEEAANLNTKVDEESDRDEETQLIIEIPVEEEDNRDRSSEKLKQEQQMSTQSSSVSLASGISNEDGEIPSHLPKRAQELFLRIQQLQRAAQDSFKNMDDDHIKDNLENQQGDWYSDDEDDDDDDGGNLTIVLKDTQKDDNEVDADGKSSGHKDTSSSSIVETLAVPQPAAIVDKLGDLSKIDISAEVSKLLSTIKAHSSTTNSKVRNSLPKTEQPVENVAKTDLEPVERPLAPKKVKIEYPTEYNHQGKSKIDVYTGVLPAFDQGSETSSMSVRLKTIVEDGIPSPNSSPNMNMNNTSTPISRDPRMSRDPRQRREDHKLHSPPPTARSELKKESKPLRIENSIYSSGITSMDTHLDTDLRAKSDQDHRRKDMDLRQRYPSDFGDTDLRIVTATSTRSDIDLRQMLSLPFKPAPSHVPCTEIDASISSHPPMPFKVYVVDIPRPYYTGLKLTRNDPQVKNDPRLRKIFRITDADLADSPMSPPPVKPDTPKSPPQVRADPRRKALENAALPTSSSAIPSMSANSQPPPIDNVKAINSQGIPMALGGNAPMMGNMGPMNMMGNIGANGPMMGNMPNMGPMPGMTNVPPMGNMGPNGAHMGPANQMNFDPRFNAQRNSGAGLLGPAPTMGGFGHDGPNYEGPNYEGPNFSPSNFNNFGPNDNMMGFGPNGPPPPNFGGNGGDWNAGNQNQNNRRGSGRIRRRNRNRSNNNSSNRRSPP, encoded by the exons g cAACAATGATGAAGATTTGGAAGATGGAGAGATCCCGTCTGACGAAGATGACGAGCCGATTCCACCTCCGGTTATACCTAAGCCTGGTATTGAACAACCTAAGCCTATTGCAAAGCAAGAGCCTCccaagaataaaatttttgatgccaagtttaacaaaaataaaaagccaCTTGTGCAAGCAGGAAGTAAACTTGATAGATTcaataagtataaaaatccATCTGAGGACTGGGCAGGTGATGTTGAGAAAGCAATACGAGCTGCATTAGAGGAAGATAAAGCTAAGAGtcaagataataaaaataaaaataaaaataatcgtaataaAGGTAGCAGAAAAAGGAGTCGTGAAGACAGGGAGGAAGACCGTAGTAAAGAACAAAAG AGGAGAAAACCAAGTGATGAAGAAGATGGTAATGAAGATGATGACGAGATGCTGTTTGTCAGAGGTGCTTCACCAATCAGAAAAGACTCCCGGGAACACAGTTCTCCTGCAAGACGTCTAAACAATGACTATGAGAGTTACGAGAGTGGGTCCGATTACGAAGATCGTTCCGGATTCAATCGACATCGAGATAATGAAAACAAGCGTGGTGGGCGCGGAG GTCGTAGGGGTGGGAAAAATGATAGAGGAGGCAAAAATAAAGGGCGAGGCCACATGCGGAATGATCGAAACAACCGTAGAAATCAGAACAACGATCATATCCAGGACCCGGACTCTGTTTGTGTGTACTTCATGCAAGGAAAATGTCACCGTGGGGATGACTGTCCATTTTCTCACAATGCTCTTCCTCCACGTAAAATGGAACTCTGTAAATTCTACCTTATGGATTGTTGTGCCAAGAGAGACAAGTGCCTCTATATGCATCATGATTTTCCatgtaaatttttccacacTGGATTGAATTGCACAAATGgagaaaattgcaaattttctcaCAGTCCGCTTAATGAACAG gtcaaaaatattttactgaaaCACTTGGAAACGGCACCGAAAGAGATTTTGGGAGACTTTCCAAGGCTCACTAGGGAAGGAGCATTGATGATGATCAATAGTACTGCCAAAGCTCAAGGACAAGTGAATCAGAATCTTGCAAACCAGAAAATCCCCAGTCTCTTTGAACTGAATGTCCCAGTACCAAATGCCACTCACGGTGGAGAAACAAAAGACGATGAAG CTGAGAATACAGGTACCCAGCCAAAGAGTGgagtaaaagaaagaaaatcacCAGGAAAAAAAACTAGATGGGGCTCTGATGAGGATCGCGTACCTTATGAACAAATTATGCTGCTCCAGTCTGCAAACCAACTTGGCCTTCAATTACCCAATGCTGCTCTGGGCTTGGCTGTTCAACAACAACTGCAACACCAGCTATTATTGCAGCAGCGAATTGCTAGCATGGGATTTTACAATGAATCGACTGGCGATGATATTGAAAAAGAGCAAGAtgtcaaagaaaaagaagacttTACAAAAGATGTTGAGGAGGATGAAATTGCTGCTCAG gcaaaaaaagttgaagatgAAGCAACGTTTGAAGCGCCAAAAGATGTGGACCTCAGGCAACTTTTATTGCAGCCTGCAAAGCTGTCTACTGTGAGCATAGCCGAAGAAGCAGCGAACCTAAATACAAAAGTTGATGAGGAAAGTGACAGGGATGAAGAAACTCAGCTGATTATAGAAATTCCTGTCGAGGAAGAAGATAATAGAGATAGAAgtagtgaaaaattgaaacaag AGCAGCAAATGTCCACCCAATCTTCAAGTGTATCTTTAGCATCAGGCATCTCCAACGAGGATGGCGAAATTCCATCGCACTTACCAAAACGAGCGCAAGAACTATTTCTAAGAATTCAACAGCTGCAACGAGCTGCTCAAGACAGTTTCAAAAACATGGATGATGATCACATCAAAGATAATTTGGAGAATCAACAAGGTGATTGGTACTCTGATGAtgaagacgacgacgatgatgatggaGGTAACTTGACAATCGTTCTGAAAGACACACAAAAGGATGACAACGAAGTTGATGCTGACGGCAAGTCAAGTGGGCATAAAGATACATCATCCTCCTCTATAGTCGAAACTTTAGCTGTACCTCAACCTGCGGCTATTGTAGATAAACTTGGCGACTTGAGCAAAATTGATATCAGCgctgaagtttcaaaattactGTCAACTATTAAAGCTCACAGCTCAACAACGAATAGCAAAGTTAGGAATAGTCTACCAAAGACGGAACAGCCCGTTGAAAATGTGGCGAAGACTGATTTGGAGCCTGTTGAGAGACCTTTGGCTCCAAAAAAAGTCAAGATTGAGTATCCTACCGAGTATAACCATCAGGGAAAGAGTAAAATCGACGTGTACACTGGTGTTTTACCCGCGTTCGACCAAGGTTCGGAAACATCTAGTATGTCCGTCCGTTTGAAAACGATAGTAGAAGACGGAATCCCAAGCCCCAACTCGTCACCTAATATGAACATGAATAATACTTCCACTCCCATTTCGAGAGATCCAAGAATGTCTAGGGACCCCCGTCAACGACGAGAGGATCATAAGCTACACAGTCCGCCACCAACGGCGAGATCAGAGCTGAAGAAAGAATCAAAACCATTGAGGATAGAGAATAGTATCTACAGTTCAGGAATAACAAGCATGGATACTCACTTGGATACAGATTTAAGAGCTAAAAGTGATCAGGATCACAGAAGAAAAGATATGGACTTGAGACAACGATACCCTTCAGACTTTGGAGACACGGATTTGAGAATAGTAACAGCGACGTCAACCAGATCAGACATTGATCTGAGACAAATGCTCAGCCTCCCTTTCAAACCTGCACCATCACATGTTCCTTGTACTGAAATAGATGCGAGTATATCTTCGCATCCTCCCATGCCGTTCAAAGTATACGTAGTAGATATACCAAGACCTTACTATACAGGTCTGAAATTGACTAGAAACGACCCGCAGGTCAAAAATGACCCTAGActgcgaaaaatatttcgcatCACTGACGCAGACCTCGCCGACTCGCCGATGTCCCCGCCACCTGTTAAACCAGACACACCAAAGTCTCCACCACAAGTTCGGGCAGATCCACGTAGAAAAGCCTTAGAAAATGCAGCTTTACCAACTTCTAGCAGTGCTATACCTTCCATGTCCGCAAATTCTCAGCCACCACCCATAGATAATGTGAAGGCGATTAATTCTCAAGGCATACCCATGGCCTTGGGCGGTAATGCGCCAATGATGGGAAATATGGGACCAATGAATATGATGGGAAATATTGGAGCGAATGGGCCAATGATGGGAAATATGCCAAACATGGGACCAATGCCGGGTATGACCAACGTACCGCCAATGGGAAACATGGGGCCGAATGGCGCACATATGGGGCCTGCAAATCAGATGAATTTTGATCCCCGATTTAACGCCCAGCGTAACAGTGGGGCTGGTTTGTTGGGCCCTGCACCTACTATGGGGGGATTCGGACATGACGGGCCAAATTACGAAGGACCAAATTATGAGGGACCGAATTTTTCACCTAGTAATTTCAACAACTTCGGACCTAACGATAACATGATGGGCTTTGGTCCCAATGGACCTCCACCTCCTAACTTTGGGGGTAATGGAGGGGACTGGAACGCAGGCAATCAAAATCAGAATAATCGGCGAGGGTCGGGTCGGATACGCAGACGAAATCGTAACAGaagtaataataacagtagTAATAGAAGATCTCCGCCGTGA